In one Brassica oleracea var. oleracea cultivar TO1000 chromosome C9, BOL, whole genome shotgun sequence genomic region, the following are encoded:
- the LOC106316647 gene encoding metal-independent phosphoserine phosphatase, protein MGHECIDASKEFKFGEDVKSGVTEIVLVRHGETTWNAAGRIQGQIESDLNEVGLKQAVAIAERLGKEERPVAVYSSDLKRAKDTALMIAEACFCPEVTEVPDLKERHVGSLQGLYWKEGAEKEPEAYSAFFSSQNDLEIPGGGESFDQLCERSMNALEQIAKKHKGERVIVVTHGGVLRAIYLMITKASSAGKLLNASVNVVHFHEEKWIIDSWSDVSHLSSVGFLQRGFDGDSKP, encoded by the exons ATGGGTCACGAATG TATCGATGCATCGAAGGAGTTCAAATTTGGTGAGGATGTCAAAAGTGGAGTGACTGAGATTGTTCTTGTTCGCCATGGAGAAACCACTTGGAATGCTGCTGGAAGAATCCAGGGACAAATAGAGTCAGACCTTAACGAAGTTGGGCTAAAGCAGGCTGTAGCA ATCGCTGAGAGATTGGGGAAAGAGGAGAGACCCGTAGCTGTGTATTCATCTGACCTAAAGCGAGCCAAAGACACTGCTCTGATGATCGCAGAAGCTTGTTTTTGTCCCGAG GTGACTGAAGTACCTGACTTAAAGGAGAGGCATGTGGGTAGTCTTCAAGGGTTGTACTGGAAAGAAGGAGCAGAGAAAGAACCTGAAGCTTACTCTGCTTTCTTTTCTTCCCAAAATGACCTCGAGATTCCT GGAGGAGGAGAGAGCTTTGACCAACTTTGCGAGAGATCCATGAATGCTCTTGAGCAAATTGCCAAGAAGCACAAAGGAGAGAGAGTGATAGTGGTGACTCATGGAGGAGTGTTAAGGGCAATTTACTTGATGATCACAAAAGCTTCATCAGCTGGAAAACTACTTAATGCTTCGGTGAATGTTGTTCACTTCCATGAGGAGAAATGGATCATTGATTCTTGGAGCGATGTCTCGCATCTCTCCTCCGTTGGATTTCTGCAACGTGGTTTTGATGGAGACTCCAAGCCCTAG
- the LOC106319283 gene encoding probable calcium-binding protein CML50, giving the protein MSGYPPTSQGYGYGYGGGNQPPPPQPPYSSTGNNPPTSQGHGYSYGGGNNPPYGSSSPYAVPYGASKPQSSSAPSAPPYAPSPPPPGDFNPPNEKPFGGGYGASPPSGPYGAAPPRPGGYGAAPPHSEYGGYGAAPRPYGGYGAAAPPSGVPEYGGYGGAPPRPGGYGGYPSPQGSSYGSPFASLVPSGFAPGTDPNIVACFQAADQDGSGFIDDKELQGALSSYQQRFSMRTVHLLMYLFTNTNAMKIGPKEFTALFYSLQNWRSIFERSDKDRSGRIDVSELRDALLSLGFSVSPVILDLLVSKFDKSGGKNRAIEYDNFIECCLTVKGLTEKFKEKDTGYSGSATFTYESFMLTVLPFLIA; this is encoded by the exons ATGTCAGGTTACCCTCCGACGAGCCAAGGCTACGGTTACGGCTACGGCGGTGGGAATCAACCTCCCCCTCCTCAGCCACCTTACTCCTCCACCGGAAACAATCCTCCGACGAGCCAAGGTCACGGTTACAGCTACGGCGGCGGAAACAATCCTCCGTACGGATCATCATCTCCTTACGCTGTCCCCTACGGCGCGTCGAAGCCCCAATCCTCGTCTGCTCCTTCTGCTCCACCGTACGCTCCTTCTCCTCCTCCTCCAGGGGACTTCAACCCGCCGAATGAGAAGCCTTTCGGCGGCGGCTACGGAGCTTCGCCGCCGTCTGGACCTTACGGTGCTGCTCCTCCCCGTCCGGGAGGATACGGAGCTGCTCCGCCGCATTCCGAATACGGCGGTTACGGCGCTGCGCCGCGTCCTTACGGCGGATACGGAGCTGCTGCTCCGCCGTCGGGGGTTCCTGAATACGGCGGTTACGGTGGTGCTCCGCCTCGTCCAGGAGGATACGGAGGCTATCCTTCTCCTCAGGGGTCTTCTTACGGAAGCCCCTTCGCTTCTCTGGTTCCGTCGGGTTTTGCTCCGGGGACGGATCCGAACATAGTGGCTTGCTTCCAGGCTGCGGATCAGGACGGAAGTGGGTTCATCGATGACAAGGAGCTTCAAGGGGCTTTATCGTCTTACCAGCAGAGGTTCAGCATGAGAACTGTTCATCTTCTTATGTATCTGTTCACCAACACCAACGCCATGAAGATAG GACCTAAGGAGTTTACTGCACTTTTCTACAGTCTTCAGAACTGGAGG TCCATCTTTGAGAGGTCTGATAAGGACAGGAGCGGGAGAATAGATGTGAGTGAGCTGAGAGATGCGCTTTTGAGCCTCGGGTTTTCAGTTTCTCCTGTTATTTTGGATCTTCTTGTTTCCAAATTCGACAAAAGCGGTGGCAAGAACAGGGCCATTGAATATGACAATTTCATTGA GTGCTGTCTCACTGTTAAG GGATTAACAGAGAAGTTCAAGGAGAAGGACACAGGATACTCAGGCTCTGCTACTTTCACTTACGAATCCTTCATGCTCACTGTCCTCCCCTTCCTCATCGCATAA
- the LOC106313730 gene encoding probable sugar phosphate/phosphate translocator At5g04160: protein MSSSSSSKKQTLFISTLIISWYSSNIGVLLLNKFLLSNYGFKFPIFLTMCHMSACAILSYISIVFLKLVPLQHLKSRSQFLKVATLSVVFCASVVGGNISLRYLPVSFNQAVGATTPFFTALFAYLMTLKREAWVTYGALVPVVAGVVIASGGEPGFHWFGFIMCISATAARAFKSVLQGILLSSEGEKLNSMNLMLYMSPIAVVALLPVTLVMEPDVISLTLTLAKQHQYMWILLLVNSVMAYSANLLNFLVTKHTSALTLQVLGNAKGAVAVVISILIFQNPVTVMGIGGYSITVLGVVAYGETKRRFR, encoded by the exons ATGTCGTCTTCCTCCTCATCAAAGAAGCAGACCCTCTTCATATCGACCCTCATCATCTCATGGTACTCCTCCAACATCGGCGTCCTCCTCCTCAACAAGTTCCTCCTCTCCAACTACGGATTCAAGTTCCCCATCTTCCTCACGATGTGCCACATGTCCGCCTGCGCCATCCTCAGCTACATCTCCATCGTCTTCCTCAAGCTCGTCCCTCTCCAGCACCTCAAATCTCGCTCCCAGTTCCTCAAGGTCGCCACTCTCAGCGTCGTCTTCTGCGCCTCCGTCGTCGGCGGCAACATCTCGCTCCGTTACCTCCCTGTTTCTTTCAATCAAGCCGTCGGTGCTACGACGCCGTTTTTCACCGCGCTCTTCGCGTATCTCATGACCCTTAAGAGGGAGGCTTGGGTTACCTATGGTGCTCTTGTTCCTGTCGTTGCGGGCGTTGTCATTGCTAGTGGG GGTGAGCCAGGGTTTCACTGGTTCGGTTTCATTATGTGCATTAGTGCTACGGCGGCAAGAGCCTTTAAATCTGTTCTTCAAGGCATCTTACTTTCTTCAGAAGG GGAAAAATTGAACTCGATGAATTTGATGCTGTACATGTCCCCTATAGCTGTTGTTGCTCTTCTTCCAGTGACGCTAGTTATGGAACCAGACGTGATCAGCCTGACCTTGACGCTTGCAAAGCAGCATCAGTACATGTGGATACTTCTCCTGGTTAACTCTGTAATGGCTTATTCAGCCAATCTGTTGAATTTTCTAGTTACAAAACACACAAGCGCCCTCACTCTCCAG GTTCTTGGAAATGCTAAAGGAGCAGTTGCAGTGGTGATATCGATCTTGATCTTTCAAAACCCGGTTACGGTTATGGGAATTGGCGGGTACTCCATAACGGTTCTTGGGGTGGTTGCTTACGGAGAGACAAAACGCAGATTCAGATGA
- the LOC106317861 gene encoding ferredoxin-dependent glutamate synthase 1, chloroplastic/mitochondrial, translated as MAMKSLSPVPKLLLSTTPSSVLSSDKNFFFVDFVGLYCKSKRTRRRLRGDSSSSTSRASPLSRLSSVRAVIDLERVHDKDLASPSYLKPQVANLEDILSERGACGVGFIANLDNIPSHGVVKDALIALGCMEHRGGCGADNDSGDGSGLMSSIPWDFFNVWAKEQGLAPFDKLHTGVGMIFLPQEDTFLQEAKQVIENIFAKEGLEVLGWRDVPVNAPIVGKNARETMPNIQQVFVKIAKDDSTDDIERELYICRKLIERAVAAETWGTELYFCSLSNQTIVYKGMLRSEALGLFYLDLQNELYTSPFAIYHRRYSTNTSPRWPLAQPMRFLGHNGEINTIQGNLNWMQSREASLKSSVWNGRENEIRPFGNPRGSDSANLDSAAEILIRSGRTAEEALMILVPEAYKNHPTLSIKYPEVLDFYDYYKGQMEAWDGPALLLFSDGKTVGACLDRNGLRPARYWRTSDNFVYVASEVGVVPVDEAKVTMKGRLGPGMMIAADLVNGQVYENTEVKKRVSSLNPYGKWIKENLRFLKPVNFKSSTVMENEEILRTQQAFGYSSEDVQMVIESMASQGKEPTFCMGDDIPLAGLSQRPHMLYDYFKQRFAQVTNPAIDPLREGLVMSLEVNIGKRGNILELGPENASQVILSNPVLNEGGIEELMKDTYLKPKVLSTFFDIRKGVEGSLQKALYYLCEAADDAVRSGSQLLILSDRTDSLEPTRPAIPIMLAVGAVHQHLIQNGLRMSASIVADTAQCFSTHQFACLIGYGASAVCPYLALETCRQWRLSNKTVALMRNGKIPTVTIEQAQKNYTKAVNAGLLKILSKMGISLLSSYCGAQIFEIYGLGQDVVDLAFTGSVSKISGLTFDELARETLSFWVKAFSEDTTKRLENFGFIQFRPGGEYHSNNPEMSKLLHKAVREKSETAYAVYQQHLANRPVNVLRDLLEFKSDRAPIPVGKVEPAVSIVQRFCTGGMSLGAISRETHEAIAIAMNRIGGKSNSGEGGEDPIRWKPLTDVVDGYSPTLPHLKGLQNGDIATSAIKQVASGRFGVTPTFLVNADQLEIKVAQGAKPGEGGQLPGKKVSAYIARLRSSKPGVPLISPPPHHDIYSIEDLAQLIFDLHQINPNAKVSVKLVAEAGIGTVASGVAKGNADIIQISGHDGGTGASPISSIKHAGGPWELGLTETNQTLIENGLRERVILRVDGGLKSGVDVLMAAAMGADEYGFGSLAMIATGCVMARICHTNNCPVGVASQREELRARFPGVPGDLVNYFLYVAEEVRGILAQLGYSKLDDIIGRTELLKPRDISLVKTQHLDLSYLLSSVGVPSMSSTEIRKQEVHTNGPVLDDDILEDPLVKDAIENEKVVDKTVKICNIDRAACGRVAGVIAKKYGDTGFAGQVNLTFLGSAGQSFGCFLIPGMNIRLVGEANDYVGKGMAGGEIVVTPVDKIGFVPEEATIVGNTCLYGATGGQIFARGKAGERFAVRNSLAEAVVEGTGDHCCEYMTGGCVVVLGKVGRNVAAGMTGGLAYLLDEDDTLLPKINREIVKIQRVTAPAGELQLKSLIEAHVEKTGSSKGETILKEWEKYLPLFWQLVPPSEEDTPEASAAYVRTATGEVTFQSA; from the exons ATGGCGATGAAATCTCTTTCCCCTGTCCCTAAGCTTCTTCTCTCCACAACACCAAGCTCTGTTCTCTCTTCCGACAAGAACTTCTTCTTCGTCGACTTCGTCGGACTTTACTGCAAGTCCAAGAGAACCAGACGCAGACTTCGTGGAGACTCTTCCTCCTCTACCTCACGCGCCTCTCCTCTCTCTCGTCTCTCCTCTGTTCGTGCCGTCATCGACTTAGAACGCGTCCATGACAAAGATCTCGCTTCTCCTTCCTACTTAAAACCTCAG GTTGCTAACTTGGAAGATATATTGTCTGAGAGAGGAGCTTGTGGTGTCGGGTTTATAGCAAACTTAGATAACATTCCTTCACATGGAGTCGTCAAGGATGCTCTTATTGCTCTCGGGTGTATGGAACATCGTGGAGGGTGTGGAGCTGACAATGATTCTGGTGATGGCTCTGGTCTTATGTCTTCCATCCCTTGGGACTTCTTTAACGTGTGGGCCAAGGAACAGGGACTTGCTCCTTTTGATAAGTTGCATACTGGTGTTGGAATGATCTTTCTTCCACAAGAAGATACCTTCCTGCAAGAAGCCAAACAAG TTATTGAAAATATATTTGCGAAAGAAGGCTTAGAGGTTCTTGGGTGGAGAGATGTTCCTGTGAATGCTCCCATAGTTGGTAAGAACGCTAGAGAGACAATGCCTAACATACAGCAAGTGTTTGTGAAGATAGCAAAGGATGATAGTACTGATGACATTGAAAGGGAGCTTTACATCTGTCGGAAGTTGATTGAAAGAGCAGTGGCTGCTGAGACTTGGGGAACTGAACTCTATTTCTGTTCACTGTCCAATCAAACTATAGTGTACAAGGGCATGCTTAGATCTGAAGCTCTTGGACTGTTTTATCTAGACCTTCAGAATGAGCTCTACACGTCTCCCTTTGCTATTTATCATAGAAGGTACAGCACAAACACTAGTCCCAGGTGGCCTCTTGCTCAGCCTATGAGGTTTCTTGGACATAACGGGGAGATCAATACCATACAG GGGAACTTAAACTGGATGCAGTCTAGAGAAGCTTCATTGAAGTCTTCTGTTTGGAATGGCCGTGAAAATGAGATTCGTCCATTTGGTAATCCCAGAGGCTCAGACTCTGCCAACCTTGATAGTGCTGCAGAA ATATTAATAAGAAGTGGCAGAACAGCAGAGGAAGCTCTAATGATTCTTGTCCCTGAGGCATACAAAAACCATCCAACTTTATCTATCAAATATCCTGAG GTTTTAGACTTTTATGACTACTACAAAGGACAAATGGAGGCTTGGGATGGTCCTGCATTACTTTTGTTCAG TGATGGAAAAACAGTTGGGGCTTGTCTTGACCGCAACGGGCTTCGTCCTGCTCGTTATTGGAGGACTAGTGACAATTTCGTCTATGTTGCATCTGAG GTCGGAGTAGTACCAGTTGATGAGGCGAAAGTCACCATGAAAGGGCGTCTAGGACCTGGAATGATGATTGCTGCTGACCTAGTGAATGGCCAG GTATATGAGAACACAGAGGTCAAGAAGCGAGTATCTTCACTGAATCCATACGGAAAGTGGATCAAAGAAAACCTCCGGTTCTTGAAGCCTGTCAATTTCAAATCCTCAACTGTCATGGAAAATGAAGAAATCTTAAGAACCCAACA GGCATTTGGTTACTCAAGTGAGGATGTGCAAATGGTCATTGAGTCTATGGCCTCCCAAGGAAAGGAACCAACCTTCTGCATGGGTGATGATATTCCACTGGCAGGACTGTCTCAAAGGCCACACATGCTTTACGATTACTTCAAGCAAAGATTTGCTCAGGTTACAAACCCTGCCATTGATCCCCTTAGGGAAGGCTTGGTTATGTCTCTTGAAGTAAACATCGGCAAACGTGGGAACATACTGGAGCTTGGGCCTGAGAACGCCTCCCAGGTCATTCTTTCAAACCCTGTGTTGAACGAAGGAGGGATTGAAGAGTTGATGAAGGATACATACTTGAAACCCAAGGTTCTGTCCACGTTTTTCGATATAAGAAAAGGTGTTGAAGGCTCCTTGCAAAAGGCTCTTTATTATCTTTGTGAAGCAGCTGATGATGCTGTCCGGAGTGGCTCTCAGCTGCTTATACTTTCAGACCGAACCGATAGCCTG GAACCGACCCGGCCTGCAATTCCTATAATGTTAGCCGTTGGAGCTGTTCATCAACATCTTATTCAGAATGGCTTGAGGATGTCAGCTTCCATTGTTGCTGATACGGCTCAGTGCTTCAGCACACATCAGTTTGCTTGTTTGATTGGATATGGTGCAAG TGCTGTATGCCCATACTTGGCACTGGAGACATGTAGACAATGGCGTTTAAGTAACAAAACTGTGGCCTTAATGCGTAACGGTAAAATTCCCACTGTAACCATTGAACAAGCTCAGAAGAATTATACCAAG GCGGTTAATGCAGGGCTTCTTAAAATCTTGTCCAAGATGGGCATCTCATTGCTTTCAAG TTATTGTGGTGCTCAGATTTTTGAGATATATGGTTTGGGGCAGGATGTTGTTGATCTTGCATTCACTGGTAGTGTGTCTAAAATCAGTGGACTCACCTTTGATGAG TTGGCAAGGGAGACACTGTCTTTCTGGGTGAAGGCCTTTTCTGAGGATACAACTAAGAGACTAGAAAACTTCGGGTTCATTCAATTTAGACCTGGAG GTGAGTATCATTCAAACAACCCGGAGATGTCAAAGTTGCTCCACAAGGCCGTCCGTGAAAAGAGTGAAACTGCATATGCTGTCTATCAACAGCATCTCGCTAACCGACCTGTTAAT GTCCTACGTGATCTACTTGAGTTCAAGAGTGACCGTGCACCCATCCCAGTGGGGAAAGTAGAGCCTGCTGTCTCTATAGTTCAGAGATTCTGTACTGGTGGAATGTCACTTGGTGCTATCTCAAGAGAAACTCATGAAGCTATTGCTATTGCCATGAATAGGATTGGTGGCAAATCAAACTCTGGAGAAGGTGGAGAG GATCCTATCCGTTGGAAGCCGCTTACGGATGTGGTTGATGGATACTCACCAACACTACCACATCTCAAAGGTCTTCAAAATGGGGACATTGCAACAAGTGCTATCAAGCAG GTTGCTTCAGGGCGTTTTGGAGTCACACCAACGTTCTTGGTGAATGCAGATCAGCTGGAGATCAAAGTTGCACAAGGTGCTAAGCCTGGGGAAGGTGGTCAGCTTCCTGGAAAGAAAGTCAGTGCTTATATAGCAAGGCTAAGAAGCTCTAAGCCTGGTGTTCCTCTTATATCTCCACCTCCTCACCATGACATTTACTCCATAGAGGATCTCGCTCAGCTGATCTTTGATCTGCATCAG ATCAATCCAAATGCAAAAGTATCAGTCAAGCTGGTAGCAGAAGCTGGAATTGGAACAGTTGCTTCTGGTGTTGCAAAGGGTAACGCTGATATTATCCAG ATATCAGGGCATGATGGTGGAACTGGTGCTAGTCCAATAAGCTCCATTAAACACGCTGGTGGTCCATGGGAGCTTGGACTAACTGAAACTAACCAA ACTCTTATTGAGAATGGGCTTAGGGAGAGAGTCATTTTAAGAGTAGATGGAGGCTTAAAGAGTGGTGTTGATGTACTAATGGCTGCAGCAATGGGTGCTGATGAATACGGATTTGGTTCTTTGGCAATGATTGCTACTGGCTGTGTCATGGCTCGTATTTGCCACACTAACAACTGCCCAGTAGGTGTTGCAAGTCAG AGAGAAGAACTGCGTGCAAGATTCCCCGGTGTGCCTGGTGATCTAGTCAACTACTTCTTATACGTAGCAGAAGAG GTGAGAGGCATCTTGGCTCAGTTAGGATACAGCAAGTTAGATGACATCATTGGACGAACCGAGTTACTGAAACCACGAGACATTTCGCTAGTGAAAACTCAGCATCTCGACCTGAGCTACCTTCTCTCG TCTGTTGGAGTACCTTCAATGAGCAGTACTGAGATCAGAAAGCAGGAGGTTCACACAAATGGACCTGTTCTCGATGATGATATTCTTGAAGATCCATTG GTGAAAGATGCTATAGAGAACGAAAAAGTGGTTGATAAAACCGTAAAGATATGCAACATAGACCGTGCTGCTTGTGGTCGCGTTGCTGGTGTCATCGCAAAGAAGTATGGAGACACTGGTTTTGCTGGACAAGTGAACCTAAC CTTCCTTGGGAGTGCGGGACAGTCCTTTGGATGCTTCTTGATTCCCGGTATGAACATCAGACTCGTAGGAGAGGCTAATGACTACGTAGGAAAG GGAATGGCTGGTGGGGAGATAGTAGTAACTCCTGTGGATAAAATTGGGTTTGTGCCGGAGGAAGCAACCATAGTTGGGAACACTTGCTTGTACGGTGCAACGGGCGGTCAGATATTCGCTAGAGGCAAAGCTGGGGAGAGGTTTGCGGTTAGAAACTCACTCGCTGAGGCAGTGGTTGAAGGCACTGGAGACCATTGCTGTGAGTACATGACTGGTGGCTGTGTCGTCGTGCTTGGAAA GGTGGGAAGAAATGTAGCTGCAGGTATGACAGGAGGGTTAGCTTACCTTCTTGATGAAGACGACACTCTTCTTCCAAAG ATTAACCGAGAGATAGTGAAGATCCAGAGAGTAACTGCACCTGCAGGGGAGTTGCAGCTGAAGAGCTTAATCGAAGCCCATGTG GAAAAAACTGGAAGCAGCAAAGGAGAGACGATCCTGAAGGAATGGGAAAAGTATCTACCTCTCTTCTGGCAGCTGGTTCCACCGAGCGAGGAAGACACTCCTGAAGCTTCTGCTGCTTATGTAAGAACAGCCACCGGTGAAGTCACATTCCAATCGGCATAG
- the LOC106317517 gene encoding F-box/kelch-repeat protein SKIP6-like: MGCIETCLYVCMRISGGNPRWFVLNPQHRRLNPIPSNPNQAPESSSFVAVDGGIYVLGGLINCRLSSDVWFLDCFSHTWNRVPSMRRPRVYASANLVDGKIYVCGGCREEADSTNWAEVFDLKTQTWGTWFLPKIKSRIWHSVVIEEEKKVYGVDVEGDSFHLLPSKRMFLWRPDLRRDFFSRNKDDWCAIGKLLFCRAPFGTILWCDPNELRWKQVKGLEEHCDNIDICRLCTNSAGNIVIFWISSLVRQTWLCSAEISLRRKGGEIWGKVEWSDTVFKLDDILSSGFKVLYSASVLVSPK; encoded by the coding sequence ATGGGTTGCATCGAGACGTGTCTCTACGTATGCATGCGCATCTCTGGTGGTAACCCACGTTGGTTCGTCCTCAACCCTCAGCATCGCCGCCTGAACCCTATCCCTTCTAACCCTAATCAGGCTCCGGAGTCATCCTCTTTCGTGGCGGTGGACGGAGGCATCTATGTCTTGGGCGGACTCATAAACTGCCGTCTCAGTAGTGATGTCTGGTTCCTCGACTGTTTCTCTCACACGTGGAACCGTGTCCCGTCGATGAGGAGGCCTCGTGTTTATGCATCCGCGAACCTCGTTGACGGGAAGATATACGTTTGTGGTGGGTGTAGAGAGGAAGCTGATTCCACAAACTGGGCAGAGGTTTTCGATCTAAAGACTCAAACTTGGGGTACCTGGTTTCTCCCCAAGATAAAAAGCAGGATCTGGCATAGTGTGGTGATCGAGGAGGAGAAGAAGGTTTACGGGGTTGACGTGGAGGGTGATAGCTTCCACTTGTTGCCAAGTAAGCGTATGTTTCTTTGGAGACCAGACCTAAGAAGAGACTTTTTTTCACGAAACAAGGACGATTGGTGTGCTATAGGGAAGCTTTTATTCTGTCGTGCTCCTTTCGGGACGATACTGTGGTGTGATCCTAATGAGTTGCGTTGGAAGCAAGTCAAGGGTTTGGAAGAGCATTGTGATAATATTGATATATGCAGACTCTGCACCAACTCTGCTGGTAACATTGTCATCTTCTGGATCAGCTCTCTTGTTCGTCAGACTTGGCTTTGTTCTGCCGAGATTTCCTTAAGGAGGAAAGGAGGCGAGATTTGGGGTAAGGTCGAATGGTCCGATACTGTCTTCAAACTTGATGATATTCTCTCATCTGGTTTTAAAGTCTTATACTCTGCTTCTGTTCTTGTTTCTCCTAAATGA
- the LOC106319284 gene encoding alpha carbonic anhydrase 3 gives MNNIIILFVTFLALSSSSRAADETETAFHYKKGALADPSKWSMTKKEWKICGTGKRQSPIDLSPGIARLVHNSTKLIQTYYKPVEATLKNRGYDIMVSWDDDAGKIVINNTDYQLVQSHWHAPSEHFLNGERLAMELHMVHKSEAGHLAVIGVLFREGAPNAFISRIMGKINTIANIQDGEATIGRLHPKDFGWDLTKFYEYRGSLTTPPCTEDVIWTIINKVGTVSHEQIKVLVDARRGGYEENARPAQPLNKRVVYLNEQHVRSTPSSQGQVRIN, from the exons ATGAACAACATTATTATCCTATTTGTGACATTTCTTGCTCTTTCTTCTTCATCTCGAGCAGCAG ATGAGACAGAGACTGCGTTCCATTACAAAAAAGGAGCACTAGCCGATCCATCGAAATGGAGCATGACCAAGAAAGAATGGAAAATTTGTGGGACGGGGAAGAGGCAATCACCAATCGATCTTTCTCCAGGAATAGCTCGCCTAGTTCACAATTCTACAAAGCTTATTCAGACATATTACAAACCAGTTGAAGCTACTCTTAAAAACCGTGGATACGACATCATG GTTTCATGGGATGACGACGCAGGGAAGATTGTGATCAATAATACTGACTATCAATTGGTTCAAAGCCATTGGCACGCACCTTCAGAGCATTTCCTCAATGGAGAAAG GTTGGCCATGGAACTTCACATGGTACATAAAAGTGAAGCAGGACACTTAGCAGTTATAGGAGTTCTCTTCCGAGAAGGTGCACCGAATGCTTTCATTTCAAGG ATAATGGGAAAGATCAATACGATCGCAAACATCCAAGATGGCGAGGCGACCATAGGAAGGCTACACCCAAAAGATTTCGGATGGGATCTTACAAAATTCTATGAATATCGTGGATCTCTCACCACTCCTCCTTGCACTGAAGATGTCATCTGGACCATCATCAACAAG GTGGGGACTGTTTCACATGAGCAGATTAAAGTATTAGTCGATGCTCGCCGCGGT GGTTATGAGGAAAACGCAAGACCGGCTCAGCCGCTGAATAAACGTGTGGTTTATCTAAACGAACAGCATGTCAGATCAACTCCAAGCTCCCAAGGACAAGTTCGTATAAATTAA